Proteins encoded within one genomic window of Peptococcaceae bacterium 1198_IL3148:
- the murF gene encoding UDP-N-acetylmuramoyl-tripeptide--D-alanyl-D-alanine ligase, with translation MKKLTVKEIITAINGRLLQGNTELEINNVCTDSRKLNPGDLFFALKGENFDGHHYVQQAVNSGAAALVVDRELPDLPKPVTAILVTDTLKALQQLAGYHRRRFDIPVVGVTGSNGKTTTKDLIAAVLGQRYRVLKNQGNFNNEIGLPLTLLALDDHNAAVVEMGMRGGGQIDALCNIADISAAVITNIGETHLELLGSVENIAAAKGEILDHVPLEGFALIPAASSLALAQAKRCRGKVYTFGVECSGDYVAADVVVTEKGSSFNAVTPQGTVPVELPIPGRHNVSNAMAALALGLNLGLTLTEVAAGLKNTTISAMRLEILQFGEITVINDAYNANPDSTKAGLKTLADLAGGRRQVAVLGSMFELGAREVRGHYETGAAAVGVDLLVTVGQLAKNIATGAKESGMAAEKVQWFADNQSATSFLKSSLQPGDIVLIKGSRGMHMEEIVAALQ, from the coding sequence ATGAAGAAGTTGACTGTAAAAGAAATTATTACCGCCATTAATGGACGGCTGTTACAGGGAAATACCGAACTGGAAATAAATAATGTTTGTACCGATAGCCGTAAACTTAATCCGGGGGATTTGTTTTTTGCCCTAAAGGGGGAAAATTTTGATGGACACCATTATGTGCAACAGGCTGTTAACAGTGGAGCGGCGGCACTGGTGGTGGATAGAGAGCTGCCTGACTTGCCTAAACCGGTCACTGCCATTTTAGTGACCGACACTTTAAAGGCTTTGCAGCAGTTGGCCGGCTACCATCGTCGGCGTTTTGATATCCCGGTGGTGGGTGTTACCGGCAGTAACGGCAAAACCACCACCAAGGACTTAATAGCAGCTGTGCTGGGTCAAAGGTACAGGGTTTTAAAAAACCAAGGCAACTTTAACAATGAAATTGGGCTACCACTGACACTGCTGGCGCTGGATGACCATAATGCTGCGGTGGTGGAAATGGGTATGCGCGGTGGCGGCCAGATAGATGCGTTGTGTAACATTGCCGACATTAGTGCCGCGGTGATTACCAACATTGGTGAAACCCATTTAGAGTTATTGGGGTCTGTGGAAAACATTGCCGCCGCCAAAGGTGAAATTCTTGACCATGTACCATTGGAAGGATTTGCACTGATACCGGCAGCAAGCAGCTTAGCGTTGGCACAGGCCAAGCGCTGCCGTGGCAAAGTTTATACCTTTGGCGTAGAATGTTCAGGAGATTACGTTGCCGCCGATGTGGTGGTCACCGAAAAGGGCAGTAGCTTTAATGCTGTGACCCCCCAAGGGACGGTGCCGGTGGAGCTGCCCATTCCAGGAAGACATAACGTTAGTAATGCCATGGCAGCATTGGCGCTGGGACTTAACTTAGGGCTAACACTGACTGAGGTGGCGGCAGGACTAAAAAACACCACCATTTCTGCCATGAGGCTGGAAATATTACAGTTTGGTGAGATTACAGTAATTAATGATGCTTACAATGCTAACCCAGATTCCACCAAGGCAGGTCTAAAGACGTTGGCCGATTTAGCCGGTGGTCGCCGTCAGGTGGCTGTGTTGGGAAGTATGTTTGAACTGGGTGCCCGAGAAGTTCGAGGACATTATGAAACCGGTGCGGCAGCGGTTGGGGTAGATTTACTGGTGACAGTGGGCCAATTGGCCAAAAATATTGCCACCGGTGCTAAGGAATCTGGTATGGCGGCAGAAAAGGTGCAGTGGTTTGCTGATAATCAGTCGGCCACTTCGTTCCTAAAGAGTAGCTTGCAACCGGGAGATATTGTTTTAATAAAGGGCTCCCGGGGCATGCACATGGAAGAAATAGTTGCCGCTTTGCAATAG
- the mraY gene encoding phospho-N-acetylmuramoyl-pentapeptide-transferase, which translates to MNDLYKYLAVSFGIAFIVTAILGPLLIPLLRRLKFGQNIREEGPASHLQKSGTPTMGGIMFLIGITIASFSLLRWNIPMSGAKEGLIVLAMTIGYGLVGFLDDFIKIGMKRSLGLKAREKLLGQIILALGLALIAVTVLGRGTDIVIPFSGFLVDNGLRFDLGFAGYLIFCTLVVVGTSNAVNLTDGLDGLAAGTTMIATLPFITIALVSDQAGVALVLAAVAGGCLAFLIYNRYPAKVFMGDTGSLALGGAIGAAAVLTRSEIFLVIIGGIFVVEALSVILQVISFKTTGKRIFRMSPLHHHFELSGWSENKVVFTFWFVGVLFGIVGVLGIYNLV; encoded by the coding sequence TTGAATGATCTATATAAATATCTGGCTGTGTCCTTTGGCATAGCATTTATTGTTACAGCTATCCTCGGACCACTTTTAATTCCGCTGTTAAGAAGGCTAAAATTTGGTCAAAACATTCGTGAAGAAGGTCCGGCCAGCCATTTACAAAAGTCCGGAACACCAACCATGGGTGGAATAATGTTTTTAATCGGTATTACCATTGCCAGCTTTAGTTTGTTGAGATGGAACATTCCCATGTCTGGAGCTAAGGAAGGCTTGATTGTGCTGGCAATGACCATTGGCTATGGTTTAGTGGGCTTTTTAGATGACTTTATTAAAATCGGTATGAAAAGATCATTGGGTTTAAAGGCCAGAGAAAAATTATTGGGTCAAATTATTTTAGCCCTAGGGTTAGCACTAATTGCTGTAACAGTGTTGGGTAGGGGCACAGATATTGTGATCCCCTTTTCCGGATTCTTAGTTGATAACGGCTTGCGGTTTGATTTAGGGTTTGCGGGGTACTTGATTTTTTGCACTTTAGTGGTGGTGGGCACCAGTAATGCAGTCAATTTAACCGATGGCTTGGATGGTTTGGCTGCCGGTACAACAATGATTGCTACCCTTCCCTTTATTACAATTGCTTTAGTCAGTGATCAGGCCGGGGTGGCATTGGTGTTGGCGGCGGTGGCCGGCGGTTGTTTAGCATTCTTAATATATAACCGCTACCCAGCCAAAGTGTTTATGGGGGATACCGGTTCCTTGGCCTTGGGTGGAGCCATAGGGGCAGCAGCGGTTTTGACCAGAAGTGAGATATTTTTAGTGATTATTGGCGGCATTTTTGTTGTGGAAGCTTTGTCAGTGATTTTACAAGTTATTTCCTTTAAAACCACCGGCAAACGGATTTTCAGGATGAGTCCCTTACATCACCACTTTGAACTGTCAGGTTGGTCGGAAAACAAAGTGGTCTTTACCTTTTGGTTTGTTGGCGTACTATTTGGGATAGTTGGTGTGTTGGGCATTTATAACCTGGTATAA
- the murD gene encoding UDP-N-acetylmuramoyl-L-alanine--D-glutamate ligase: MHLDDKKVLVVGAAKSGLAAVEFLVDKGATVTLTDAKSMADLGEVVQQLAEKGVQLALSGEYPDPLKEGYHFLVVSPGVPLTVPPIAQAYAAEIPVIGELELAYRFAEAPIIAITGTNGKTTTTALVGEICQAAGWNTLVGGNIGLPLISQVKNYRQDDVIVAEVSSFQLETIQTFRPRVAAILNITPDHLDRHGSVANYVNAKAKVFSNQVPTDFTVLNYDNPDTAALAQLSLGRVIFFSRQHTLETGVYIQNGNIVVAMDGVTTEIIPVSQLNIPGGHNLENALAAVACTFVLGIGVEAIKNTLNSFKGVAHRLEAVAEINGVKYVNDSKGTNPDASIKALEAYQQPIVLIAGGLGKGNDFTEMAKVIKERVRLLILLGKDAAQIERAVQQQGFTNIISVKEFSQAVTVASGEAQPGEVVLLSPACASWDMFKSYEERGDLFRELVLKLRG, encoded by the coding sequence ATGCATCTAGATGATAAAAAAGTGTTGGTGGTGGGGGCTGCTAAAAGTGGTTTGGCAGCGGTGGAGTTTTTGGTTGATAAAGGGGCAACGGTAACCCTCACTGATGCTAAATCCATGGCGGATTTGGGTGAAGTTGTTCAGCAACTGGCTGAAAAAGGGGTGCAATTGGCGCTGTCTGGGGAGTACCCAGACCCTCTAAAGGAAGGCTATCATTTTTTAGTGGTCAGCCCTGGGGTGCCTCTAACTGTGCCGCCCATAGCCCAGGCCTATGCCGCTGAAATTCCGGTGATTGGGGAATTGGAATTGGCCTATCGTTTTGCCGAGGCGCCGATAATTGCCATTACCGGCACCAATGGTAAAACCACCACCACAGCGCTGGTGGGAGAAATTTGTCAAGCTGCCGGATGGAATACTTTGGTGGGTGGTAACATTGGTTTACCACTAATAAGTCAGGTGAAAAACTATCGGCAAGATGATGTGATTGTGGCTGAAGTTTCCAGCTTTCAGTTAGAGACCATTCAGACATTTCGACCCCGGGTGGCTGCAATATTGAATATTACTCCTGATCATTTGGACAGGCATGGTTCGGTGGCTAATTATGTTAATGCTAAAGCGAAGGTGTTTTCTAATCAAGTGCCCACGGACTTTACCGTTTTAAACTACGACAACCCAGATACAGCGGCCCTGGCACAACTATCCTTAGGACGGGTTATATTTTTCAGCCGTCAGCATACCTTAGAAACAGGAGTTTATATCCAAAATGGGAACATAGTGGTGGCTATGGATGGAGTTACCACTGAAATAATTCCTGTATCTCAATTGAACATACCCGGCGGGCATAACTTAGAAAATGCTTTAGCTGCGGTGGCCTGTACCTTTGTGCTGGGGATTGGTGTGGAAGCCATCAAAAACACATTAAATTCCTTTAAAGGCGTTGCCCATCGTTTGGAAGCAGTGGCCGAAATAAATGGGGTCAAATATGTCAACGATTCCAAAGGCACAAACCCCGATGCTTCCATTAAGGCACTGGAGGCCTATCAACAGCCCATTGTTTTAATTGCTGGTGGATTAGGGAAAGGCAATGATTTCACCGAGATGGCTAAGGTAATTAAAGAGCGGGTGCGGCTGTTAATTTTGTTGGGGAAAGATGCTGCCCAAATTGAACGGGCAGTGCAGCAACAGGGCTTTACCAACATTATTAGTGTTAAAGAATTTTCGCAGGCGGTAACGGTGGCCAGTGGAGAGGCACAACCAGGAGAGGTGGTGCTACTTTCACCGGCCTGTGCCAGTTGGGATATGTTCAAAAGTTATGAAGAGCGCGGAGATCTCTTCCGAGAGTTGGTGCTCAAACTGAGGGGGTAA
- the spoVE gene encoding stage V sporulation protein E, with amino-acid sequence MRLKKRSPDFILFLTVIMLLSIGVVMVFSASQYVTIIRYDDSFYFFKRQMLWATLGVGAMIFMMNFDYFRVKRWIGPIVIFAFILLILVLVPGIGKEVNGSRRWINFGIISFAPAELVKLCLITFVAFGLTRKQALIHSFKQGLLPYLMVMGLAAGLILLQPDLGTAVVLCGTIMIMFLAAGAKMLHLFGLGGIGACLVALAIYFEPYRMRRFLAFMDPEADPQGTGYHILQSLYAIGSGGLFGMGLGQSKQKFLYLPENHTDFIFAIIGEELGFIGASLVILLFILFAWRGLKIALTSPDPFASLLATGITCGIVLQAIINMGVVTGSMPVTGVPLPFISFGGTSMLFTMAGVGILLNISKYSTPR; translated from the coding sequence GTGCGGTTAAAGAAAAGATCACCGGACTTTATCCTGTTTCTAACGGTCATAATGCTTTTGAGCATTGGTGTTGTAATGGTATTTAGTGCCAGCCAGTATGTAACGATAATTCGTTACGATGATTCTTTCTACTTTTTTAAACGGCAGATGTTGTGGGCAACGCTGGGCGTCGGGGCAATGATATTTATGATGAACTTTGACTACTTCAGAGTGAAACGGTGGATTGGCCCAATTGTAATTTTCGCCTTTATATTGCTGATTTTAGTGTTGGTACCGGGAATCGGTAAAGAAGTCAATGGTTCCAGACGATGGATCAATTTTGGCATTATTTCCTTTGCACCGGCGGAATTGGTTAAACTATGCTTAATCACCTTTGTGGCCTTTGGGCTAACCCGAAAGCAAGCGCTGATACACAGTTTTAAGCAGGGATTACTACCTTATTTGATGGTGATGGGCTTGGCCGCTGGTTTAATTCTGTTGCAACCGGACTTGGGGACTGCCGTGGTGTTGTGCGGAACCATTATGATTATGTTTTTGGCTGCTGGGGCTAAAATGTTGCATTTATTTGGTTTAGGTGGTATAGGCGCCTGTTTAGTGGCATTAGCTATTTATTTTGAGCCCTACCGCATGCGTCGGTTTTTGGCCTTTATGGACCCAGAGGCTGACCCCCAGGGGACTGGCTATCACATACTACAATCACTATATGCCATTGGTTCAGGTGGATTGTTCGGTATGGGTCTAGGTCAAAGCAAACAAAAGTTTCTTTATCTGCCGGAAAACCATACCGACTTTATATTTGCCATTATTGGTGAGGAACTAGGTTTTATAGGGGCCTCTTTGGTAATTTTATTATTTATCCTATTTGCCTGGCGGGGCCTAAAAATTGCGCTGACATCGCCAGATCCCTTTGCCAGCCTGTTGGCTACTGGCATAACTTGTGGTATTGTATTACAGGCAATAATAAATATGGGCGTGGTAACTGGTTCGATGCCTGTTACCGGTGTACCGTTACCTTTTATCAGTTTTGGTGGTACATCGATGTTGTTTACCATGGCTGGCGTGGGTATTTTGCTCAATATATCTAAATATTCTACGCCACGTTAG
- the murG gene encoding undecaprenyldiphospho-muramoylpentapeptide beta-N-acetylglucosaminyltransferase, with product MRAIVTGGGTGGHIYPALAIAEGIKTRYQGADILYVGTDRGLEADIVPKAGYPFKKISVSSGFQRKLSLKNIKVLWQAGQGIFEARQIVRDFKPDIVIGTGGYVCGPVVMAAVMQKIPTLIHEQNAMPGVTNKILSRYVTQLAVTFEDSIARFPNQTRVKLTGLPVRPEIFSVDQQAAYQRLKLNPDQPVLLVFGGSRGARNINMSMIEVVKELQNTDIQILHATGKIGYQEYIDALQNAGISLDNIGNITTIPYLYNMRDALGVADLVVCRAGAATLAELTALGLPSVLIPYPYAAENHQQYNAQALVERGAARMILDKELTGELLLAQINELLATPNKLSTMAENSLQMGRPGALDDILSLIDKSCNI from the coding sequence TTGCGGGCTATTGTTACTGGTGGTGGCACCGGTGGTCATATCTACCCAGCTTTGGCCATCGCCGAGGGAATAAAGACTAGGTACCAAGGGGCGGATATACTTTATGTTGGTACTGATAGAGGCCTAGAAGCAGACATCGTTCCCAAGGCTGGTTATCCGTTTAAAAAGATCAGTGTATCCTCTGGGTTTCAGCGCAAACTGTCTTTAAAAAATATTAAGGTGCTTTGGCAAGCTGGCCAAGGGATATTTGAAGCCAGACAGATAGTCAGGGATTTCAAACCGGATATTGTTATTGGCACTGGAGGTTACGTTTGTGGTCCGGTGGTGATGGCAGCGGTGATGCAAAAAATCCCCACTTTGATTCATGAACAAAATGCTATGCCTGGTGTGACCAACAAAATATTGTCCCGCTATGTTACCCAGCTGGCGGTTACCTTTGAGGACTCCATTGCCCGTTTTCCCAATCAGACCCGTGTAAAATTGACGGGTCTGCCTGTGCGTCCGGAGATTTTTTCGGTGGATCAACAAGCTGCTTATCAAAGGCTGAAATTAAACCCTGATCAGCCGGTGCTTTTAGTTTTTGGCGGTAGTCGGGGTGCCAGAAATATTAATATGTCAATGATTGAGGTGGTAAAGGAGTTACAAAATACCGACATTCAAATATTACATGCCACTGGTAAAATTGGCTACCAAGAATACATAGATGCATTACAAAATGCAGGTATATCGTTGGATAATATTGGGAACATTACCACTATACCATATTTGTATAATATGCGGGATGCCCTTGGGGTGGCAGATTTAGTGGTCTGCCGGGCAGGTGCTGCCACGTTGGCGGAATTGACTGCTTTGGGTTTGCCCAGTGTTTTAATACCGTACCCCTATGCTGCTGAAAATCACCAGCAGTATAATGCTCAGGCTTTGGTGGAGCGGGGAGCAGCGAGAATGATATTGGACAAAGAATTAACGGGAGAATTGCTATTGGCACAGATAAATGAATTATTGGCCACCCCAAATAAATTGAGTACCATGGCTGAAAACAGTTTGCAAATGGGTCGGCCTGGCGCACTGGATGACATTCTGAGCCTTATTGACAAGTCATGTAACATATAA
- the murC gene encoding UDP-N-acetylmuramate--L-alanine ligase, whose product MIDIPNNIHFIGIGGAGMSGIARILVGLGYKVTGSDIKESAVTEKLTDIGIKCFIGHRKENVANAQMVVVSTAIPPQNPELVQAKQQNIPIVHRGEMLAKLMARQKGIAVAGSHGKTTTTSMMSLVLEKAGYDPTIVIGGELNDIGGNAKLGHGDYLVAEADESDGSFLLLEPNMVVLTNIEDDHLDHYGSVDKIFEAFKSFVNKINSGGLAVLCYDDPNIRKLLPEITAPTVTYGTAVEADYTIRNMALNGKANSADVYKGDQYIGRLELAVPGRHNLLNALAVVAMSLHIGLDFPAVAEILWHFRGVHRRYQLLGEVNDIKVVDDYAHHPTEIKATLQGARQTNPARIISIFQPHRYTRTKQLHEQFGAALTGADIVIINDIYSAGESPIDGVTAQLIVNAARRNNIAQVVYIEDLKNVAPYVAGIAQRGDLILTMGAGNVWTAGVELVKELKERF is encoded by the coding sequence GTGATTGATATCCCCAATAATATTCACTTTATAGGAATAGGTGGCGCTGGCATGAGCGGTATCGCTAGAATCCTTGTTGGATTGGGCTATAAAGTCACCGGTTCGGACATAAAAGAATCAGCAGTAACTGAAAAACTAACAGACATAGGGATAAAATGCTTTATTGGACATAGAAAAGAAAACGTAGCAAATGCTCAAATGGTGGTTGTTTCTACCGCAATTCCCCCACAAAACCCGGAGTTGGTGCAAGCTAAACAGCAGAACATACCAATTGTGCACCGTGGTGAGATGTTGGCGAAACTGATGGCCAGACAAAAGGGAATTGCTGTGGCTGGTTCCCATGGTAAAACCACCACAACTTCGATGATGTCACTGGTGTTGGAAAAGGCAGGCTATGACCCCACTATCGTCATTGGGGGTGAACTGAACGATATTGGTGGTAATGCCAAATTAGGTCATGGTGATTATTTGGTAGCGGAAGCAGATGAAAGCGACGGCTCATTTTTGCTTTTGGAGCCTAACATGGTGGTGCTGACAAATATTGAAGATGATCACCTGGATCATTACGGGTCAGTGGACAAAATTTTTGAAGCTTTTAAAAGCTTTGTTAACAAAATAAATTCTGGTGGATTGGCGGTATTGTGCTACGATGATCCCAATATCCGCAAACTACTGCCAGAGATTACTGCGCCAACGGTTACCTATGGCACCGCTGTAGAAGCTGATTACACCATTAGAAACATGGCGTTAAACGGCAAAGCAAACAGTGCCGATGTTTACAAAGGTGATCAATACATTGGCAGGTTGGAATTGGCAGTGCCTGGTAGACATAACTTGTTAAATGCGCTGGCAGTGGTGGCGATGTCGCTACACATTGGGTTAGACTTCCCTGCTGTGGCAGAAATTTTGTGGCACTTTAGAGGTGTACACCGTCGTTATCAGTTATTGGGTGAAGTTAATGACATCAAAGTGGTGGATGATTATGCTCATCACCCCACCGAAATTAAAGCCACCCTGCAAGGTGCTCGTCAGACCAACCCAGCTAGGATTATTAGTATTTTTCAGCCCCATCGGTATACCAGAACTAAACAACTGCATGAACAATTTGGGGCAGCATTGACCGGTGCTGATATTGTAATTATTAATGATATCTACAGCGCCGGGGAATCACCCATTGATGGTGTTACTGCCCAATTAATTGTCAATGCTGCCCGCAGGAATAATATTGCTCAGGTGGTCTATATAGAGGATTTAAAAAATGTTGCTCCCTATGTGGCAGGTATTGCCCAACGTGGCGATTTAATACTTACCATGGGCGCTGGGAATGTTTGGACTGCCGGGGTAGAATTGGTCAAAGAACTTAAGGAGCGCTTTTAA
- the murB gene encoding UDP-N-acetylmuramate dehydrogenase has protein sequence MVTGATLDKLRFAFGTRLLINEPMANHTSWRIGGPAQYLIEPNNVEELRSAIVLAKELGLELTIIGNGTNLLVKDSGLPGLVIKLGHGLNQIAVAGNIITAGAGAMLPVVARTAMQNGLAGLAWSAGIPGSVGGALVMNAGANGSSISKITKTVKVMDGSGGVVELTKEQLSFGYRTSALQHSDFIVLEATFVCQHGSKEQIKKEMDEYIAKRKAVQPQGYPNAGSVFKNPQGAAAGKLIEEAGCKGMKRGNALVSPIHANWIVNLGGASAEDVLYLIDAIREKVKEKFNVSLQLEVRVLG, from the coding sequence ATGGTAACGGGTGCGACGTTAGATAAACTGCGCTTTGCTTTTGGTACAAGATTATTAATTAATGAACCAATGGCAAACCACACCAGTTGGCGGATTGGTGGACCAGCACAATACCTAATTGAGCCTAATAACGTGGAAGAATTAAGATCAGCGATAGTATTGGCCAAAGAGTTGGGTTTAGAATTAACTATTATCGGCAATGGTACCAATTTATTAGTAAAGGACAGCGGCTTACCAGGGCTGGTGATTAAGCTAGGTCATGGCCTAAACCAAATAGCTGTCGCTGGCAACATCATAACCGCTGGCGCCGGAGCAATGTTGCCGGTGGTGGCCAGAACGGCAATGCAAAATGGTTTAGCTGGCTTGGCTTGGTCAGCAGGCATACCCGGTAGCGTTGGTGGAGCGTTGGTGATGAATGCCGGTGCCAATGGGTCCAGTATTAGTAAAATCACCAAAACCGTTAAAGTGATGGATGGCAGTGGTGGCGTAGTTGAACTGACCAAAGAACAACTGAGTTTTGGTTATCGTACCAGTGCGCTGCAACATAGTGATTTCATTGTACTAGAAGCCACCTTTGTATGCCAACATGGCAGCAAAGAACAGATAAAAAAAGAGATGGATGAGTACATTGCCAAAAGAAAAGCAGTTCAACCCCAGGGTTACCCCAATGCCGGCAGTGTATTTAAAAACCCCCAAGGGGCTGCGGCTGGCAAACTAATCGAAGAAGCGGGTTGCAAAGGCATGAAAAGAGGTAATGCACTGGTTTCGCCCATTCATGCCAACTGGATTGTTAATTTGGGTGGTGCATCCGCCGAGGATGTTTTATATTTAATAGATGCTATAAGAGAAAAGGTTAAAGAGAAATTTAACGTTTCCCTCCAGCTTGAGGTACGTGTGCTGGGCTAG